In Streptomyces sp. NBC_01408, one DNA window encodes the following:
- a CDS encoding class I SAM-dependent methyltransferase, with amino-acid sequence MATPKPETLAAFEAAKGFMPVREGLALHEAATAAGALGLPLLEVGTYCGRSTILLADAAREAGVAAITVDHHRGSEEQQPGWEYHDPSVVDPEVGLMDTLPTFRRTLHKAGLEDHVIAMVGRSPQVAAAWGGPLGFVFIDGGHTDEHASGDYEGWAPHVAEGGTLVIHDVFPDPADGGQAPYRIYLRALASGAFEEVSATDSLRVLRRTGPGI; translated from the coding sequence ATGGCCACCCCCAAGCCGGAGACCCTCGCCGCATTCGAGGCCGCCAAGGGGTTCATGCCCGTACGGGAGGGACTCGCCCTGCACGAGGCCGCCACCGCGGCCGGGGCGCTGGGGCTGCCGCTGCTGGAGGTCGGGACGTACTGCGGCCGCTCCACGATCCTGCTGGCCGACGCGGCGCGCGAGGCCGGGGTCGCGGCGATCACCGTCGACCACCACCGGGGCAGCGAGGAGCAGCAGCCGGGCTGGGAGTACCACGACCCGAGCGTGGTGGACCCGGAGGTCGGGCTGATGGACACGCTGCCGACCTTCCGCCGGACCCTGCACAAGGCCGGGCTGGAGGACCACGTGATCGCGATGGTCGGCCGTTCCCCGCAGGTCGCCGCCGCCTGGGGCGGTCCGCTGGGCTTCGTCTTCATCGACGGTGGGCACACCGACGAGCACGCGAGCGGCGACTACGAGGGCTGGGCCCCGCACGTGGCCGAGGGCGGGACCCTGGTGATCCACGACGTGTTCCCGGACCCGGCCGACGGCGGCCAGGCCCCGTACCGGATCTACCTGCGCGCCCTGGCGTCGGGGGCCTTCGAGGAGGTCTCGGCGACGGACTCCCTGCGCGTGCTGCGGCGTACCGGACCGGGCATCTGA
- a CDS encoding LLM class F420-dependent oxidoreductase — protein MRLGLALGYWGRGPDPAHLDLAVEAENLGYDSVWTAEAWGSDAFTPLTWIAAHTSRIRLGTAIAQMAARSPTATAMHALTLDHLSGGRMMLGLGLSGPQVVEGWYGRPFPASPLTATREYVDVIRQVLRREAPVSLDGRFHSHPYRGGDGTGLGKALRPITHPLRADLPLLLGAEGPKNIAQTTRIADGWLPLYWSPNRTDVYQASLADVPEGFLIAPMARAKVCDDVAEGLLPVKAMLGFYIGGMGHAARNFHADLMARMGYEEEARRIQELFLAGRKEEAVLAVPDAFADEISLIGPRERIAERLELWRKGPVTDLLVTAPDPHTLRVLAELNS, from the coding sequence ATGCGCCTCGGACTCGCACTCGGCTACTGGGGCCGCGGCCCCGACCCGGCCCACCTCGACCTCGCCGTCGAGGCCGAGAACCTCGGCTACGACTCGGTGTGGACCGCCGAGGCCTGGGGTTCGGACGCCTTCACCCCGCTGACCTGGATCGCCGCGCACACCTCGCGGATCCGCCTCGGCACGGCCATCGCGCAGATGGCCGCCCGCAGCCCCACCGCCACCGCCATGCACGCCCTGACCCTGGACCACCTCTCCGGCGGCCGGATGATGCTGGGCCTGGGCCTCTCCGGGCCGCAGGTGGTCGAGGGCTGGTACGGGCGCCCCTTCCCCGCGAGCCCGCTCACCGCGACCCGCGAGTACGTCGACGTCATCCGCCAGGTCCTGCGCCGCGAGGCGCCCGTCTCGCTCGACGGCCGCTTCCACAGCCACCCGTACCGCGGTGGGGACGGCACCGGCCTCGGCAAGGCCCTGCGGCCCATCACCCACCCGCTGCGCGCGGACCTGCCCCTGCTGCTGGGCGCGGAGGGACCGAAGAACATCGCCCAGACGACGCGGATCGCGGACGGCTGGCTCCCCCTGTACTGGTCGCCGAACCGCACCGACGTCTACCAGGCCTCCCTGGCCGACGTACCCGAGGGCTTCCTGATCGCGCCGATGGCCCGTGCCAAAGTGTGCGACGACGTCGCGGAAGGCCTGCTGCCGGTCAAGGCGATGCTCGGCTTCTACATCGGCGGCATGGGCCACGCGGCCCGCAACTTCCACGCCGATCTGATGGCGCGCATGGGCTACGAGGAGGAGGCCCGCCGCATCCAGGAGTTGTTCCTCGCCGGGCGCAAGGAGGAGGCCGTCCTGGCCGTCCCCGACGCCTTCGCCGACGAGATCTCGCTGATCGGCCCCCGGGAGCGGATCGCCGAACGCCTGGAACTGTGGCGCAAGGGCCCGGTCACCGACCTGCTCGTCACCGCACCGGACCCGCACACCCTGCGCGTGCTGGCGGAACTCAACAGCTAA
- a CDS encoding N-acetylmuramoyl-L-alanine amidase: MAAAALAPACLAGWVLTQVLAGAGPEGEQAQLKPAPASHSAHGDAKPNAGASGTPSAEAATTPSPAAPSPLPAPAKGPLTGRTVVIDPGHNTGNFQHGTEINQKVDIGTGRKECDTTGTTTNSGYMEAEFTFDVSQRLKTVLEAQGVKVLLTHHADRPFGPCIDERARIGNEAKADAVVSVHADGVSAGSRGFHVILPAKVKGGAADTAKIVEPSRQLGERIAGNFARTTGSAPANYLGNGTGLVVRDDLGGLNLSTQPKVFVECGNMRDAKDAALLTSPEWRQKAAQGIADGIVGYLGG; the protein is encoded by the coding sequence GTGGCGGCCGCCGCGCTGGCACCGGCCTGCCTGGCCGGCTGGGTCCTGACCCAGGTGCTGGCCGGGGCCGGGCCCGAGGGGGAACAGGCCCAGCTGAAGCCGGCACCCGCCTCCCACTCGGCCCACGGTGACGCGAAGCCCAACGCGGGCGCGAGCGGGACCCCGAGCGCGGAGGCCGCTACGACGCCCTCCCCGGCGGCCCCCTCCCCCCTCCCGGCCCCCGCCAAGGGCCCCCTCACGGGCCGGACGGTCGTCATCGACCCCGGCCACAACACGGGCAACTTCCAGCACGGCACCGAGATCAACCAGAAGGTGGACATCGGCACGGGCCGCAAGGAGTGCGACACCACCGGCACGACCACCAACTCCGGGTACATGGAAGCCGAGTTCACCTTCGACGTCTCCCAGCGGCTGAAGACCGTACTGGAGGCGCAGGGCGTCAAGGTGCTCCTCACCCACCACGCCGACCGCCCGTTCGGCCCGTGCATCGACGAGCGCGCCCGGATCGGCAACGAGGCCAAGGCCGATGCCGTGGTCTCCGTGCACGCCGACGGAGTCTCCGCGGGCAGCCGCGGCTTCCACGTCATCCTCCCGGCCAAGGTCAAGGGCGGCGCCGCGGACACCGCGAAGATCGTGGAACCCTCCCGGCAGCTCGGCGAGCGGATCGCCGGAAACTTCGCCCGAACCACCGGATCGGCCCCCGCCAACTACCTTGGCAACGGTACCGGTTTGGTCGTGCGCGACGATCTCGGCGGACTGAACCTGTCCACCCAGCCCAAGGTCTTCGTCGAATGCGGCAACATGCGTGACGCCAAGGACGCGGCGCTGCTGACGAGTCCGGAATGGCGGCAGAAGGCCGCCCAGGGCATCGCCGACGGCATCGTCGGCTACCTGGGCGGGTAG
- a CDS encoding TetR family transcriptional regulator — protein sequence MTAEAKAVRTPATTPASPPLTERQEARRRRILHASAQLASRGGFDAVQMREVAESSSVALGTLYRYFPSKVHLLVATMQDQLQHMHTTLRKRPPAGDDPAARVAETLMRAFRALQREPHLADAMVRALTFADRSVSPEVDTVSRLTTAIILDAMGLDAPPTAEQLSAVRVIEHTWHSALITWLSGRASIAQVKIDIETVCRLIDLTAPEKA from the coding sequence ATGACAGCGGAAGCGAAGGCGGTCAGAACACCGGCGACCACACCGGCGTCCCCGCCCCTGACGGAGCGCCAGGAGGCGCGCCGCCGCCGGATCCTGCACGCCAGCGCACAGCTGGCCAGCCGGGGCGGGTTCGACGCCGTCCAGATGCGCGAGGTCGCGGAGTCCTCCAGCGTGGCGCTGGGCACCCTCTACCGCTACTTCCCGTCCAAGGTGCACCTGCTGGTCGCCACGATGCAGGACCAGCTCCAGCACATGCACACCACGCTCCGCAAGCGCCCGCCGGCCGGCGACGACCCGGCGGCGCGGGTCGCGGAGACGCTGATGCGGGCCTTCCGCGCCCTCCAGCGCGAGCCGCACCTGGCGGACGCGATGGTCAGGGCGCTGACCTTCGCGGATCGCAGCGTGAGCCCCGAGGTGGACACGGTCTCCCGGCTCACCACGGCGATCATCCTGGACGCGATGGGCCTGGACGCCCCGCCGACGGCGGAGCAGCTCTCGGCGGTCCGGGTCATCGAGCACACCTGGCACTCGGCGCTGATCACCTGGCTCTCGGGCCGCGCGTCGATCGCCCAGGTCAAGATCGACATCGAGACGGTCTGCCGCCTGATCGACCTGACGGCGCCAGAAAAGGCCTGA
- a CDS encoding right-handed parallel beta-helix repeat-containing protein yields the protein MFRLGVFAGAAAALATVVALPADAHAHARAQQIVLCSQTALSNAITQANTVPGPALLFLAPGCTYTLTAPNNPGNGLPVVTSDITIVGSQNIIRRQSAAAFRIFKVSGPNARLSLSNLTVRDGRSGGEGGGGIYVDTGSALTLNSVEVTRNLSAVSGIGAGIANFGTLTLRNSTVSYNISTNNGGGIFTNGTANISNTTITGNTAHDDAGGIDARGSLTLANSRVTDNAARVGAGGILAFNLTGTVTDTLIRGNTLAGDGQDGGGIFNRTSTLTLERTTVFANRALGSGARGGGLANASDATLTVRNSSVTHNFANAAPGGIFNNGGTLSLVATLVQDNQPTDL from the coding sequence ATGTTCAGACTCGGAGTCTTCGCCGGCGCGGCCGCGGCCCTCGCGACCGTGGTCGCACTGCCCGCCGACGCCCATGCCCACGCCCGTGCCCAGCAGATCGTGCTGTGCAGTCAGACGGCCCTCAGCAACGCCATCACCCAGGCCAACACCGTCCCCGGCCCCGCCCTGCTCTTCCTCGCCCCCGGCTGCACGTACACCCTGACCGCCCCCAACAACCCCGGCAACGGCCTGCCGGTCGTCACGAGCGACATCACCATCGTCGGCAGCCAGAACATCATCAGGCGCCAGTCGGCGGCCGCCTTCCGCATCTTCAAGGTCTCCGGCCCGAACGCCCGGCTGAGCCTGTCCAACCTCACCGTGCGCGACGGCCGGTCGGGCGGCGAGGGCGGCGGGGGCATCTACGTCGACACCGGGAGCGCGCTCACCCTCAACTCCGTCGAAGTGACCCGGAACCTCTCGGCCGTGTCCGGCATCGGCGCGGGGATCGCCAACTTCGGCACGCTCACCCTCCGCAACAGCACCGTGAGCTACAACATCTCCACGAACAACGGGGGCGGCATCTTCACGAACGGCACCGCGAACATCTCGAACACCACCATCACCGGCAACACCGCCCACGACGACGCCGGCGGGATCGACGCACGCGGCAGCCTGACCCTCGCCAACAGCCGTGTCACCGACAACGCGGCCCGGGTCGGCGCCGGCGGGATCCTCGCGTTCAACCTGACGGGGACCGTCACGGACACCCTCATCCGCGGCAACACGCTGGCCGGTGACGGCCAGGACGGCGGCGGCATCTTCAACCGGACCTCCACGCTGACCCTGGAGCGCACCACCGTCTTCGCCAACCGGGCCCTCGGCTCCGGGGCGCGGGGCGGCGGTCTCGCGAACGCCTCCGACGCCACCCTCACCGTTCGCAACAGCTCGGTGACCCACAACTTCGCCAACGCCGCCCCGGGCGGCATCTTCAACAACGGCGGCACCCTCTCGCTGGTCGCCACCCTAGTGCAGGACAACCAGCCGACCGACCTCTGA
- a CDS encoding aldehyde dehydrogenase, whose product MTELVEHGQLFIGGEWTDPLGTDTIRIVSPHTEQVIGSVPHASKADVDRAVAVARKAFDTGPWPRMTLDERIAVVTRIKDAIAVRHEEIARSISSQNGSPYSWSILAQALGPMMVYDAAITVARSFPYEEHRQGVLGPILVRREPVGVVVAVIPWNVPQFVAAAKLAPALLTGSTVILKPSPESPLDSYILADIAREAGLPEGVLSILPADREVSEYLVGHPGVDKVAFTGSVAAGKRVMEVAARNLTRVTLELGGKSAAVILPDADLDTTIAGIVPAAWMNNGQACVAQTRVLAPRSRYEEVAEALAAAAGALVVGDPLDPATQLGPLVAKRQQQRSLDYIRIGQEEGAKVLAGGGRPAGLEQGWYVEPTLFGDVDNSMRIAREEIFGPVVCLIPYGDEAEALRVANDSEFGLSGSVWTGDVGHGIDFARQVRTGTFNVNTFSLDMLGPFGGYKNSGLGREFGPEGLSEYLEHKMIHLPAGYAAGA is encoded by the coding sequence ATGACCGAGCTCGTGGAACACGGACAACTGTTCATCGGCGGTGAGTGGACGGATCCGCTGGGCACCGACACGATCCGGATCGTCTCCCCCCACACCGAGCAGGTCATCGGCTCCGTCCCGCACGCATCGAAGGCCGACGTCGACCGGGCCGTGGCGGTGGCCCGCAAGGCCTTCGACACCGGGCCGTGGCCCCGGATGACCCTGGACGAGCGGATCGCCGTCGTCACCCGGATCAAGGACGCCATCGCCGTCCGGCACGAGGAGATCGCCCGCTCGATCAGCTCCCAGAACGGATCCCCGTACTCCTGGAGCATCCTCGCCCAGGCGCTGGGCCCGATGATGGTCTACGACGCCGCGATCACCGTCGCGCGCTCCTTCCCCTACGAGGAGCACCGCCAGGGCGTGCTCGGCCCGATCCTCGTCCGCCGGGAGCCGGTCGGCGTCGTCGTGGCCGTCATCCCGTGGAACGTCCCGCAGTTCGTGGCCGCCGCCAAGCTCGCGCCCGCGCTGCTCACCGGGTCGACGGTGATCCTCAAGCCCTCGCCGGAGTCCCCGCTCGACTCCTACATCCTCGCCGACATCGCCCGTGAGGCCGGGCTGCCCGAGGGCGTGCTGTCGATCCTGCCCGCCGACCGCGAGGTCAGCGAGTACCTGGTCGGGCACCCCGGCGTCGACAAGGTGGCCTTCACCGGCTCGGTCGCCGCGGGCAAGCGCGTGATGGAGGTCGCCGCGCGCAACCTCACCCGCGTCACCCTCGAACTCGGCGGCAAGTCGGCCGCCGTGATCCTGCCCGACGCCGACCTCGACACCACCATCGCCGGGATCGTCCCCGCGGCCTGGATGAACAACGGCCAGGCGTGCGTGGCCCAGACCCGCGTGCTCGCCCCGCGCAGCCGCTACGAGGAGGTGGCCGAGGCGCTCGCCGCGGCGGCCGGGGCGCTGGTGGTCGGCGACCCGCTGGACCCGGCGACGCAGCTCGGGCCGCTGGTGGCCAAGCGGCAGCAGCAGCGGTCGCTGGACTACATCCGCATCGGCCAGGAGGAAGGCGCGAAGGTCCTGGCGGGCGGCGGCCGCCCGGCGGGCCTGGAGCAGGGCTGGTACGTCGAGCCCACCCTCTTCGGCGACGTGGACAACTCCATGCGGATCGCCCGGGAGGAGATCTTCGGCCCGGTCGTCTGCCTGATCCCCTACGGGGACGAGGCGGAGGCGCTGCGGGTGGCCAACGACTCTGAGTTCGGCCTGAGCGGCAGCGTGTGGACCGGCGACGTCGGGCACGGCATCGACTTCGCCAGGCAGGTGCGCACCGGAACCTTCAACGTGAACACCTTCAGCCTGGACATGCTGGGGCCGTTCGGCGGCTACAAGAACAGCGGGCTGGGGCGGGAGTTCGGGCCGGAGGGGCTGAGCGAGTACCTGGAGCACAAGATGATCCACCTCCCGGCCGGATACGCGGCGGGTGCCTGA
- a CDS encoding ferredoxin, with product MGDRWQVEVDRGVCIGSGMCVNHAPEGFALDSARQSRPRAAQTDANEPVLTAAEGCPVEAIMITLLGSGEVVFPPED from the coding sequence ATGGGTGACCGCTGGCAGGTCGAGGTGGACCGGGGGGTCTGCATCGGCTCGGGGATGTGCGTCAACCACGCCCCGGAGGGCTTCGCCCTCGACTCGGCACGCCAGTCGCGCCCGCGCGCGGCGCAGACGGACGCCAACGAGCCGGTCCTGACGGCGGCGGAGGGCTGCCCGGTGGAAGCCATCATGATCACCCTGCTGGGCAGCGGCGAGGTGGTCTTCCCCCCGGAGGACTAG
- a CDS encoding class I SAM-dependent methyltransferase, whose product MLTVDFSRFPLAAGDRVLDLGCGAGRHAFECYRRGAQVVAVDRNGEEIREVAKWFAAMKEAGEAPAGATATAMEGDALALPFPDESFDVVIISEVMEHIPDDKGVLAEMVRVLKPGGRIAVTVPRYGPEKICWALSDAYHEVEGGHIRIYKADELLGKMEAAGLKPYGTHHAHGLHSPYWWLKCAFGVDNDKALPVKAYHKLLVWDIMKKPLATRLAEQALNPVIGKSFVAYATKPHLPVLPAGAVQ is encoded by the coding sequence GTGCTGACCGTCGATTTCTCCCGGTTCCCGCTCGCCGCAGGCGACCGTGTGCTCGATCTGGGCTGCGGCGCAGGCCGGCACGCCTTCGAGTGCTACCGGAGAGGCGCCCAGGTGGTCGCCGTCGACCGCAACGGCGAGGAGATCCGCGAGGTCGCCAAGTGGTTCGCCGCCATGAAGGAGGCCGGTGAGGCCCCCGCCGGGGCCACCGCCACCGCCATGGAGGGCGACGCGCTCGCACTGCCCTTCCCCGACGAGTCCTTCGACGTCGTCATCATCTCCGAGGTGATGGAGCACATCCCCGACGACAAGGGCGTGCTCGCCGAGATGGTGCGCGTGCTGAAGCCCGGCGGGCGCATCGCCGTGACCGTGCCCCGCTACGGCCCCGAGAAGATCTGCTGGGCGCTGTCCGACGCCTACCACGAGGTCGAGGGCGGCCACATCCGCATCTACAAGGCGGACGAGCTGCTCGGCAAGATGGAGGCCGCGGGCCTCAAGCCGTACGGCACCCACCACGCGCACGGCCTGCACTCGCCGTACTGGTGGCTCAAGTGCGCCTTCGGCGTCGACAACGACAAGGCGCTGCCGGTCAAGGCGTACCACAAGCTCCTGGTCTGGGACATCATGAAGAAGCCCCTGGCCACGCGGCTCGCGGAGCAGGCACTCAACCCGGTCATCGGCAAGAGCTTCGTGGCGTACGCGACCAAGCCGCACCTGCCCGTCCTCCCCGCCGGCGCCGTCCAGTGA
- a CDS encoding DUF397 domain-containing protein translates to METIQNLTGTRWRKSSYSADTGGQCVECAPLGGAAWQKSSYSGDTGGNCVEVAAQPCRVAVRDSKNPEGPGFTVGAAAFAAFVGSLSA, encoded by the coding sequence ATGGAGACCATCCAGAACCTGACGGGCACGCGGTGGCGTAAGTCCTCGTACAGCGCTGACACTGGAGGTCAGTGCGTCGAGTGCGCCCCCCTCGGCGGGGCCGCCTGGCAGAAGTCCTCGTACAGCGGTGACACCGGCGGTAACTGTGTCGAGGTCGCCGCCCAGCCCTGTCGGGTCGCCGTGCGGGACTCCAAGAACCCCGAGGGGCCGGGCTTCACCGTCGGCGCCGCCGCCTTCGCCGCCTTCGTAGGGTCCCTGTCTGCATGA
- a CDS encoding helix-turn-helix transcriptional regulator — translation MVSMRDLDPSASPLDYYGYELRRLREDAGLNQAQLGSIVFCTGSLIGQIETTRRVPTRDFSERVDAALGTDGLFSRLVGLVLRNQLPTWFQPYAEMEARAAYLSTFQAQLVDGLLQTTEYARAVLGVWGEEELDSKVAARMERQRILDRENPPLMWVVMSETALHQEIGGREVMRNQLAHLLALESREWVQVQILPFEAGAHAGQPGSFSLLRFDDNPDLVYTEDFVQGHMTANPQAFREGSLRYDHLQAAALSVEASAARIARVMEERYGDHPEPDGHAVA, via the coding sequence TTGGTCAGCATGCGCGACCTCGATCCCAGCGCCTCGCCGCTGGACTACTACGGCTACGAACTGCGCCGCCTGAGGGAGGACGCGGGGCTCAACCAGGCGCAGCTCGGGTCCATCGTCTTCTGTACGGGTTCCCTGATCGGCCAGATCGAGACCACGAGGCGGGTGCCGACCCGCGATTTCTCCGAACGGGTCGACGCCGCGCTGGGGACCGACGGGCTGTTCTCCCGCCTGGTGGGCCTGGTGCTACGGAACCAGCTGCCGACGTGGTTCCAGCCGTACGCGGAGATGGAGGCGCGGGCTGCGTACCTCTCGACGTTCCAGGCGCAGTTGGTGGATGGCCTGTTGCAGACGACGGAGTACGCGCGTGCCGTGCTGGGTGTATGGGGCGAGGAGGAACTCGATTCCAAGGTGGCCGCCCGGATGGAGCGGCAGCGCATTCTCGACCGCGAGAACCCGCCACTGATGTGGGTCGTGATGAGCGAGACCGCGCTGCACCAGGAGATCGGCGGCCGGGAGGTCATGCGGAACCAACTCGCCCATTTGCTGGCTCTGGAGAGCCGGGAGTGGGTGCAGGTGCAGATCTTGCCCTTCGAGGCGGGCGCTCACGCGGGGCAGCCAGGATCGTTCAGCCTCCTGCGGTTCGACGACAACCCGGATCTCGTCTATACCGAGGACTTCGTTCAGGGCCATATGACGGCCAATCCACAGGCTTTCAGGGAGGGTTCACTCCGATACGATCATTTGCAGGCCGCTGCCCTCTCCGTGGAGGCATCGGCGGCACGGATCGCCCGCGTAATGGAGGAGCGCTATGGAGACCATCCAGAACCTGACGGGCACGCGGTGGCGTAA
- a CDS encoding glycosyltransferase family 4 protein: protein MTAEAMVTSPFAGSATDGDRPLRIALLTYKGNPFCGGQGVYVRHLSRELVRLGHSVEVIGAQPYPVLDTGASLTELPSLDLYRHPDPFRTPKRDEYRDWIDALEVATMWTGGFPEPLTFSLRARRHLAARAGEFDVIHDNQTLGYGLLADLGAPLVTTIHHPITVDRQLDLDAAKDRKKRLSVRRWYGFTRMQGRVARKLSSVLTVSGSSKQEIADHLGVRDERIHVVHIGADTDLWSPDAAVAEVPGRIVTTSSADVPLKGLVHLVEALAKLRTEQPDAHLVVVGKRAEKGPVARAIDTYGLKDAVRFVKGITDAELVDLVRSAQVACVPSLYEGFSLPAAEAMATGTPLVATTGGAIPEVAGPDGETCLAVPPGDAGALAAALGRMLGDPELRARLGAAGRERVLARFTWAKAAEGTVAHYRAAIERAARSTRTR from the coding sequence GTGACCGCTGAGGCCATGGTGACGAGCCCTTTCGCGGGTTCCGCCACCGACGGCGACCGCCCGCTGCGCATCGCACTCCTCACCTATAAGGGGAACCCGTTCTGCGGTGGCCAGGGCGTCTACGTCCGCCACCTCTCGCGCGAGCTCGTACGCCTCGGGCACTCGGTCGAGGTCATCGGCGCACAGCCCTACCCGGTGCTCGACACGGGCGCCTCGCTCACCGAGCTCCCGAGCCTGGACCTCTACCGGCACCCCGACCCCTTCCGCACCCCCAAGCGCGACGAGTACCGGGACTGGATCGACGCCCTCGAGGTCGCCACCATGTGGACCGGCGGATTCCCCGAGCCGCTGACCTTCTCGCTGCGCGCCCGCCGCCACCTGGCCGCGCGCGCCGGGGAGTTCGACGTCATCCACGACAACCAGACCCTCGGCTACGGCCTGCTGGCCGACCTCGGCGCGCCGCTGGTCACCACGATCCACCACCCCATCACCGTGGACCGGCAGCTGGACCTCGACGCCGCCAAGGACCGCAAGAAGCGGCTCTCCGTGCGCCGCTGGTACGGCTTCACGCGCATGCAGGGCCGCGTGGCCCGCAAGCTGTCCTCCGTACTCACCGTCTCGGGCTCCTCCAAGCAGGAGATCGCCGACCACCTCGGCGTCCGGGACGAGCGCATCCACGTCGTCCACATCGGCGCCGACACCGACCTGTGGTCACCCGACGCGGCCGTCGCCGAGGTCCCGGGGCGCATCGTCACGACCTCCAGTGCCGACGTCCCCCTCAAGGGGCTCGTGCACCTCGTCGAGGCGCTCGCCAAGCTGCGCACCGAGCAGCCCGACGCCCACCTCGTCGTGGTCGGCAAGCGCGCCGAGAAGGGGCCGGTCGCCCGCGCGATCGACACCTACGGGCTCAAGGACGCGGTGCGGTTCGTCAAGGGCATCACCGACGCCGAACTCGTCGACCTCGTCCGCAGCGCCCAGGTCGCCTGCGTCCCCTCCCTCTACGAGGGCTTCTCGCTCCCCGCGGCCGAAGCCATGGCCACCGGTACCCCGCTCGTCGCCACCACCGGCGGTGCGATCCCCGAGGTCGCCGGCCCCGACGGCGAGACCTGCCTCGCCGTGCCCCCGGGCGACGCGGGGGCGCTGGCCGCCGCGCTGGGCCGGATGCTGGGGGACCCGGAGCTGCGGGCCCGCCTCGGCGCCGCCGGCCGCGAACGGGTCCTCGCCCGCTTCACCTGGGCCAAGGCCGCCGAGGGCACCGTCGCGCACTACCGCGCCGCCATCGAGCGGGCCGCCCGTAGCACGCGTACACGGTGA
- a CDS encoding prenyltransferase, giving the protein MTSPGRTEHLVLDGVLTAGQAAQTVAGILAAQRSDGAIPWFRGHHLDPWDHTEAAMALDAAGEHEAAERAYAWLARHQNQDGSWYAAYADREDGVDTAEPQDASRETNFTAYIAVGVWHHYLSTGDDAFLDRMWPAVYAAVECVLALQQPGGEIGWKRESDGTPVTDALLTGSSSIHQALRCALAVAEHREEPQPDWELAAGALRHAIRRHPERFLDKNHYSMDWYYPVLGGALTGAEATARLDSRWDEFVVPGLGVRCVLPNPWVTGGESCELALALWATGESDRALEILRSITHLRAENGMYWTGYVFQDKAVWPVEQTTWTAGSLLLAVAALGGDEATTEVFGGTSLPAGLEPDCCG; this is encoded by the coding sequence GTGACCTCCCCCGGGCGCACCGAACACCTGGTCCTGGACGGCGTACTGACCGCCGGGCAGGCCGCCCAGACCGTGGCGGGCATCCTCGCCGCGCAGCGGTCCGACGGGGCCATCCCCTGGTTCCGCGGCCACCACCTGGACCCGTGGGACCACACCGAGGCCGCGATGGCCCTGGACGCCGCCGGTGAGCACGAGGCGGCGGAGCGGGCGTACGCCTGGCTGGCCCGCCACCAGAACCAGGACGGCTCCTGGTACGCGGCCTACGCCGACCGCGAGGACGGCGTGGACACCGCCGAGCCGCAGGACGCCAGCCGCGAGACCAACTTCACCGCGTACATAGCGGTCGGCGTCTGGCACCACTACCTGTCCACCGGCGACGATGCGTTCCTCGACCGGATGTGGCCGGCCGTCTACGCGGCCGTGGAGTGCGTCCTCGCCCTCCAGCAGCCGGGCGGCGAGATCGGCTGGAAGCGCGAGTCCGACGGCACGCCCGTCACGGACGCGCTGCTGACCGGGTCCTCCTCCATCCACCAGGCGCTGCGCTGCGCGCTGGCCGTCGCCGAGCACCGCGAGGAGCCGCAGCCCGACTGGGAACTGGCCGCGGGCGCGCTGCGGCACGCCATCCGCCGCCACCCGGAGCGGTTCCTCGACAAGAACCACTACTCGATGGACTGGTACTACCCGGTCCTCGGCGGCGCCCTCACCGGCGCCGAGGCCACCGCGCGGCTCGACTCCCGCTGGGACGAGTTCGTCGTACCGGGCCTGGGCGTGCGCTGCGTGCTGCCGAACCCGTGGGTGACCGGCGGCGAGTCCTGCGAGCTCGCGCTCGCCCTGTGGGCGACGGGGGAGTCGGACCGGGCGCTGGAGATCCTGCGCTCGATCACCCACCTGCGCGCCGAGAACGGCATGTACTGGACGGGGTACGTGTTCCAGGACAAGGCGGTCTGGCCGGTGGAGCAGACGACCTGGACCGCCGGGTCCCTGCTGCTCGCCGTCGCCGCGCTGGGCGGGGACGAGGCCACCACCGAGGTGTTCGGCGGGACCTCGCTCCCGGCGGGGCTGGAGCCCGACTGCTGCGGCTGA